One stretch of Cryptosporangium aurantiacum DNA includes these proteins:
- the tpiA gene encoding triose-phosphate isomerase — MAKKVTFERRPLIAGNWKMNLNHLEAIALTQKVAISLTEEQLALVEVAVIPPFTDLRSVQTLVDGDKLHLVYGAQDLSPHDSGAYTGDISGSMLAKLGCTYVVIGHSERREYHHEDDTVVNAKVKAAYKHGLTPILCIGERLDVREAAGHVPHCTAQLDAALAKISAEQVASIVIAYEPVWAIGTGKVATPEDAQEVCAAIRTRLAEKYSPEIANGIRILYGGSVKAKNVAAIMAQPDVDGALVGGASTDADEFATIARFPEHATAS, encoded by the coding sequence ATGGCCAAGAAGGTGACGTTCGAGCGTCGTCCGCTGATCGCGGGCAACTGGAAGATGAACCTCAACCACCTCGAGGCGATCGCGCTGACGCAGAAGGTCGCGATCAGCCTCACCGAGGAGCAGCTGGCGCTGGTCGAGGTCGCGGTCATCCCGCCGTTCACCGACCTGCGCAGCGTGCAGACGCTGGTCGACGGCGACAAGCTGCACCTCGTCTACGGTGCGCAGGACCTGTCGCCGCACGACTCCGGCGCCTACACCGGGGACATCTCCGGGTCGATGCTGGCGAAGCTCGGCTGCACCTACGTGGTGATCGGCCACTCCGAGCGGCGCGAGTACCACCACGAGGACGACACGGTGGTCAACGCCAAGGTGAAGGCCGCCTACAAGCACGGGCTCACCCCGATCCTGTGCATCGGTGAGCGGCTCGACGTCCGCGAGGCCGCCGGGCACGTGCCGCACTGCACGGCGCAGCTCGACGCGGCGCTGGCGAAGATCTCGGCCGAGCAGGTCGCGAGCATCGTCATCGCCTACGAGCCGGTCTGGGCGATCGGCACCGGCAAGGTGGCGACGCCCGAGGACGCGCAGGAGGTCTGCGCGGCGATCCGCACCCGGCTGGCCGAGAAGTACTCGCCGGAGATCGCGAACGGCATCCGGATCCTCTACGGCGGCTCGGTGAAGGCGAAGAACGTCGCCGCGATCATGGCGCAGCCCGACGTGGACGGCGCCCTGGTCGGCGGCGCGAGCACCGACGCGGACGAGTTCGCGACGATCGCCCGGTTCCCCGAGCACGCGACGGCGAGCTGA
- a CDS encoding ABC transporter permease subunit — protein MTTGVIHDLGYQRYTGPRLGRGYAFRTLYAHTVRTAFGLGRGVKAKIFSWSMIGLIGGVGVVVTAIEAQTGEEVMTGPQFVDNMSTLIILLLAAVAPELTSRDQQTRALGLYLARPMRRSDYALARLTGALTTLWLVLAGPLTLMFAGTALSTKDGARGVADAAGDWAAGLAHAATVVLVLTSISLLIASLIKRRAVAAAAVVAVFLVTLPAVGISEELSNSQGVNELVSMVSPPTALSYLSTWLYADGQWEYSDAHVVHGPWLLVYTVAVIAACAALLVARYRKVPA, from the coding sequence ATGACTACCGGCGTCATCCATGACCTCGGGTACCAGCGGTACACCGGGCCGCGCCTCGGCCGCGGGTACGCGTTTCGCACGCTGTACGCCCATACCGTCCGAACCGCGTTCGGCCTCGGCCGCGGCGTCAAGGCGAAGATCTTCAGCTGGTCGATGATCGGTCTCATCGGCGGCGTCGGCGTCGTGGTCACCGCGATCGAGGCGCAGACCGGCGAGGAAGTGATGACCGGTCCGCAGTTCGTCGACAACATGTCGACGCTGATCATCCTGCTCCTGGCCGCGGTCGCGCCCGAGCTGACCTCCCGGGACCAGCAGACCCGCGCCCTGGGGCTGTACCTGGCCCGGCCGATGCGACGCTCGGACTACGCGCTGGCCCGGCTGACCGGCGCGCTCACCACGCTCTGGCTGGTGCTGGCCGGCCCGCTGACGCTGATGTTCGCCGGCACGGCGCTCTCCACCAAGGACGGCGCGCGCGGCGTCGCCGACGCTGCCGGGGACTGGGCCGCAGGCCTGGCGCACGCGGCGACCGTCGTTCTCGTGCTCACCTCGATCAGCCTGCTGATCGCGTCGCTGATCAAGCGCCGGGCGGTCGCCGCCGCCGCGGTCGTCGCGGTGTTCCTGGTGACGCTGCCTGCCGTCGGGATCTCCGAGGAGCTGAGCAACAGCCAGGGCGTCAACGAACTGGTCTCGATGGTCAGCCCGCCGACCGCGCTGAGCTACCTCAGCACGTGGCTCTACGCGGACGGCCAGTGGGAGTACAGCGACGCCCACGTCGTCCACGGCCCGTGGCTGCTGGTGTACACCGTCGCCGTCATCGCCGCCTGCGCCGCGCTGCTGGTGGCCCGATACCGGAAGGTCCCGGCATGA
- a CDS encoding phosphoglycerate kinase, with translation MKTLDDLLAEGVEGRRVLVRADLNVPLDGQKITDDGRIRAVLPTITALRDAGAKVVVFSHLGRPKGAPDPKYSLEPVAERLDELLGAPVAFASDTVGPQAQEIVAGLGDGGVVLLENLRFNKGETSKDDAERKAFAEQLSHFAGRDGAYVDDAFGAVHRKHASVYDLAELLPAYAGGLVRRELEVLQTLTGDPARPYVVVLGGSKVSDKLGVIDALLPKVDTLLIGGGMCFTFLAAQGHGIGGSLLEQEMIDTCRRLLSEGGDKIVLPTDVVLADDFSADANTKVVAADKIEEGWKGLDIGPASVELFAGKLAGAKTVFWNGPMGVFELAPFAAGTRGVAEAVASVDGLTIVGGGDSAAAVRQLGIDESRFGHISTGGGASLEFLEGKELPGVAALGKA, from the coding sequence GTGAAGACCCTCGACGACCTGCTCGCCGAGGGCGTTGAGGGGCGGCGCGTGCTCGTGCGCGCCGACCTCAACGTCCCGCTCGACGGACAGAAGATCACCGACGACGGACGGATCCGTGCCGTCCTGCCGACGATCACCGCGCTCCGCGACGCCGGCGCGAAGGTGGTCGTCTTCTCCCACCTCGGCCGCCCCAAGGGCGCGCCGGACCCGAAGTACTCGCTGGAGCCGGTCGCCGAGCGGCTCGACGAGCTGCTGGGCGCGCCGGTCGCGTTCGCGTCCGACACGGTCGGGCCGCAGGCCCAGGAGATCGTCGCCGGGCTCGGCGACGGCGGTGTCGTGCTGCTCGAGAACCTTCGGTTCAACAAGGGCGAGACCAGCAAGGACGACGCCGAGCGCAAGGCGTTCGCGGAGCAGCTGTCGCACTTCGCCGGTCGCGACGGCGCGTACGTGGACGACGCGTTCGGCGCCGTGCACCGCAAGCACGCGAGCGTCTACGACCTGGCCGAGCTGCTGCCCGCGTACGCGGGTGGCCTGGTCCGCCGTGAGCTGGAGGTGCTGCAGACGCTGACCGGCGACCCGGCTCGGCCGTACGTCGTCGTGCTCGGCGGCAGCAAGGTCTCCGACAAGCTCGGCGTCATCGACGCGCTGCTGCCGAAGGTCGACACGCTGCTGATCGGTGGCGGCATGTGCTTCACGTTCCTGGCCGCGCAGGGCCACGGCATCGGTGGGTCGCTGCTGGAGCAGGAGATGATCGACACCTGCCGCCGGCTGCTGTCCGAGGGCGGCGACAAGATCGTCCTGCCGACCGACGTCGTGCTCGCCGACGACTTCAGCGCGGACGCGAACACGAAGGTCGTCGCGGCCGACAAGATCGAGGAAGGCTGGAAGGGCCTGGACATCGGCCCGGCCTCGGTCGAACTGTTCGCGGGCAAGCTCGCGGGCGCGAAGACCGTGTTCTGGAACGGCCCGATGGGCGTGTTCGAGCTGGCGCCATTCGCGGCGGGCACGCGCGGGGTGGCCGAGGCAGTGGCCTCGGTCGACGGGCTGACGATCGTCGGCGGCGGCGACTCGGCTGCCGCGGTGCGCCAGCTGGGGATCGACGAGTCCCGGTTCGGGCACATCTCCACGGGCGGCGGTGCCTCGCTGGAATTCCTGGAGGGCAAGGAACTGCCCGGCGTCGCTGCGCTCGGGAAGGCGTGA
- a CDS encoding ABC transporter ATP-binding protein, with protein MSATTVSDTRSDAPAKAVLEINGVSRWFGNVVAVNDISMSIGTGVTGLLGPNGAGKTTLLHLMAGLLQPSRGSITLADAPVWRNPAIYASLGLVVDREDTYGFLSARELVEATAKLHKLPQPRAATDRAIAMVGLGSAADRRIATYSKGMRQRARVAAALVHDPAVLLLDEPFNGMDPRQRLELMELLQRMGESGRTVLFSSHILEEVEQVSQSIQVMVAGRLAASGDHRAIRRLMTQRPHEFRLASSDDRALGVALLGLECVSGIELEPPGLLVRARDYGAFTLALPPTARAAGVRLYQVLPADESLESVFSYLIAG; from the coding sequence ATGAGCGCGACCACCGTCTCCGATACGCGTTCGGACGCACCGGCGAAGGCCGTGCTCGAGATCAACGGGGTGTCGCGCTGGTTCGGCAACGTCGTCGCGGTCAACGACATCTCGATGTCGATCGGCACCGGCGTCACCGGCCTGCTCGGCCCCAACGGGGCCGGAAAGACCACGTTGCTGCATCTGATGGCCGGTCTGCTGCAGCCCTCCCGCGGTTCGATCACGCTGGCCGACGCCCCGGTCTGGCGCAACCCGGCGATCTACGCGTCGCTCGGTCTGGTCGTCGACCGCGAGGACACCTACGGCTTCCTGTCCGCCCGTGAGCTGGTCGAGGCCACCGCGAAGCTGCACAAGCTGCCGCAGCCACGGGCCGCGACGGACCGGGCGATCGCGATGGTCGGGCTGGGCAGCGCGGCCGACCGCCGGATCGCCACCTACTCCAAGGGCATGCGCCAGCGCGCCCGGGTGGCCGCCGCCCTGGTGCACGACCCGGCCGTCCTGCTGCTCGACGAGCCGTTCAACGGCATGGACCCCCGGCAGCGGCTGGAGCTCATGGAGCTCCTGCAGCGCATGGGCGAGTCCGGACGCACGGTGCTGTTCAGCTCGCACATCCTGGAGGAGGTCGAGCAGGTCTCGCAGTCGATCCAGGTGATGGTGGCCGGGCGGCTCGCCGCGTCCGGCGATCACCGGGCGATCCGCCGGTTGATGACGCAGCGGCCGCACGAGTTCCGGCTGGCCTCCAGCGACGACCGTGCGCTGGGCGTGGCGCTGCTGGGCCTGGAGTGCGTCTCCGGCATCGAGCTGGAACCGCCGGGGCTGTTGGTGCGGGCCCGTGACTACGGCGCGTTCACGCTGGCGCTGCCCCCGACGGCGCGCGCCGCCGGGGTGCGGCTGTACCAGGTGCTGCCCGCCGACGAGTCGCTGGAAAGCGTCTTCTCGTATCTCATCGCAGGCTGA
- a CDS encoding 3-hydroxyacyl-CoA dehydrogenase NAD-binding domain-containing protein, producing the protein MTTPEFSDEVVTNAYVRYVTLPDLDGEIALITLDNGKDHTRPSTFGPGGLASLNTALDEIEAHTPAVRAIAVTGKPFIFAVGADLSGVSRITSRDQGLEVARLGHAAFARLRNASVPTFAFVNGAAMGGGVEIGLHCDYRTISSGAAALALPEVFLGLVPGWGGTWLLPNLIGAEGAVKVIIENALNQNKMLKPKEYLGLGIGDALFEPADFLERSLEWAAGVLRGDITVERKPVDRDAWDAAVANGRAFADGKVHGASPSPYRALDLIAAAKSNTFEEGTAAEDEALADLIMGDELRAGLYSFDLVQKRAKRPVGVPDRKLARPVTKVGVVGAGLMASQLALLFARKLEVPVVLTDLDQARLDKGVGYVHAEIDKLLERRRVSPDKANRLKALVTGSLTKDAFADADFVIEAVFEEIGVKQQVFAEVEAVVSAECILATNTSSLSITEMASKLAHPERVVGFHFFNPVAVLPLLEIVRAEQTDDASLATAFAVGKSLGKSCVLVKDAPAFVVNRLLTRFLGEVTKSIDEGTDFLEADRALEPLGLPMSPLLLLQLVGPAIALHVSETLHGHYPDRFYVSENMRKVVGAGKTAFLDWSTGAPQVDAEVAALYGPRGGGPSAEEIRERAQAALAEEIRLMLDEGVVAAAQDIDLCMILGAGWPFHLGGITPYLDRAGVSEKVTGQRFLAPGVASVPA; encoded by the coding sequence GTGACCACGCCTGAATTCAGCGACGAGGTCGTCACCAACGCCTACGTCCGTTACGTCACCCTGCCGGACCTCGACGGCGAGATCGCGCTGATCACGCTCGACAACGGCAAGGACCACACGCGCCCGTCGACGTTCGGGCCGGGCGGCCTGGCCAGCCTGAACACCGCACTCGACGAAATCGAGGCGCACACCCCCGCGGTCAGGGCGATCGCGGTCACCGGCAAGCCGTTCATCTTCGCGGTGGGCGCCGACCTGAGCGGCGTCTCCCGCATCACGAGCCGTGACCAGGGCCTGGAGGTCGCGCGGCTCGGCCACGCGGCGTTCGCGCGGCTGCGCAACGCGTCCGTGCCCACGTTCGCGTTCGTCAACGGCGCGGCGATGGGCGGCGGTGTCGAGATCGGGCTGCACTGCGACTACCGGACGATCTCGTCCGGCGCCGCGGCGCTCGCGCTGCCCGAGGTGTTCCTGGGGCTGGTTCCGGGCTGGGGTGGCACCTGGCTGCTGCCGAACCTGATCGGTGCCGAGGGCGCGGTGAAGGTGATCATCGAGAACGCGCTCAACCAGAACAAGATGCTCAAGCCCAAGGAGTACCTGGGCCTGGGCATCGGCGACGCGCTGTTCGAGCCGGCCGACTTCCTCGAGCGGTCCCTCGAATGGGCCGCCGGTGTTCTCCGCGGTGACATCACGGTCGAGCGCAAGCCGGTCGACCGCGACGCGTGGGACGCCGCCGTCGCCAACGGACGGGCCTTCGCCGACGGCAAGGTGCACGGCGCCTCGCCGTCGCCGTACCGGGCGCTCGACCTGATCGCGGCTGCCAAGTCGAACACGTTCGAGGAGGGCACCGCCGCCGAGGACGAGGCGCTCGCCGACCTGATCATGGGCGACGAGCTGCGGGCCGGTCTGTACTCGTTCGACCTGGTCCAGAAGCGCGCCAAGCGCCCGGTGGGTGTGCCGGACCGGAAACTGGCCCGGCCCGTGACGAAGGTCGGCGTCGTCGGCGCCGGTCTGATGGCCAGTCAGCTCGCGCTGCTGTTCGCCCGCAAGCTCGAGGTTCCGGTCGTCCTGACCGACCTCGACCAGGCGCGCCTGGACAAGGGCGTCGGGTACGTGCACGCCGAGATCGACAAGCTGCTGGAGCGCCGCCGGGTCTCCCCCGACAAGGCCAACCGCCTCAAGGCGCTGGTCACCGGCTCGCTGACCAAGGACGCGTTCGCCGACGCCGACTTCGTCATCGAGGCGGTGTTCGAGGAGATCGGCGTCAAGCAGCAGGTGTTCGCCGAGGTCGAGGCCGTCGTGTCGGCGGAGTGCATCCTCGCGACGAACACCTCTTCGCTGTCGATCACCGAGATGGCGTCGAAGCTGGCGCACCCGGAGCGTGTGGTCGGGTTTCACTTCTTCAACCCGGTCGCGGTGCTCCCGCTGCTCGAGATCGTCCGCGCCGAGCAGACCGACGACGCCTCGCTGGCCACCGCGTTCGCGGTCGGCAAGTCGCTGGGCAAGTCGTGCGTGCTGGTCAAGGACGCCCCCGCGTTCGTCGTCAACCGGCTGCTGACCCGCTTCCTCGGCGAGGTCACGAAGTCGATCGACGAGGGCACCGACTTCCTCGAGGCCGACCGGGCGCTGGAGCCGCTGGGCCTGCCGATGAGCCCGCTGCTGCTGCTCCAGCTGGTGGGTCCGGCGATCGCGCTGCACGTGTCCGAGACGCTGCACGGCCACTACCCGGACCGGTTCTACGTCTCGGAGAACATGCGCAAGGTCGTGGGCGCGGGCAAGACCGCGTTCCTCGACTGGTCGACCGGCGCACCGCAGGTCGACGCCGAGGTGGCCGCGCTCTACGGCCCGCGTGGCGGCGGCCCGTCGGCGGAGGAGATCCGCGAGCGCGCCCAGGCGGCCCTGGCCGAGGAGATCCGGCTGATGCTGGACGAAGGCGTCGTCGCGGCGGCGCAGGACATCGACCTGTGCATGATTCTCGGCGCTGGGTGGCCGTTCCACCTCGGCGGGATCACGCCGTACCTGGACCGGGCCGGTGTGTCCGAGAAGGTGACCGGCCAGCGATTCCTGGCTCCGGGCGTAGCCAGCGTCCCGGCCTGA
- a CDS encoding Uma2 family endonuclease: MTAAVGLYEPPDGWSDEELVQVPEGVHYEIEDGRLVVSPRPTFWHQEACRRLTNVIEEQCPSQFWPVQEGEVRIYDGRVVAELRAPDILVVPRELTRRGAYRGWAHPHEVSLAAEVVSRHSYTPDRTTKVAVYAAWGIPLYLRLETEPEVVLYAYRLGSNKTYEKPTEHRELFTTDEPFQIQIDPALWG, from the coding sequence ATGACAGCCGCGGTAGGACTCTACGAACCACCGGACGGATGGTCCGACGAAGAGCTGGTGCAGGTCCCGGAGGGCGTGCACTACGAGATCGAGGACGGCCGGCTGGTCGTCTCTCCCCGGCCGACGTTCTGGCACCAGGAAGCGTGCCGCCGATTGACGAACGTCATCGAGGAGCAGTGCCCGAGCCAGTTCTGGCCGGTGCAAGAGGGTGAAGTCCGAATCTACGACGGTCGAGTCGTCGCCGAATTACGGGCGCCCGACATCCTCGTCGTGCCGCGAGAGCTGACCCGGCGCGGGGCGTACCGCGGCTGGGCGCACCCGCACGAGGTCTCGCTGGCCGCCGAGGTGGTTTCCCGGCACTCGTACACGCCGGACCGCACGACGAAGGTCGCGGTCTACGCGGCCTGGGGCATCCCGCTCTACCTGCGGTTGGAGACCGAGCCCGAGGTCGTGCTGTACGCCTACCGGCTGGGCAGCAACAAGACGTACGAGAAGCCCACCGAGCACCGCGAGTTGTTCACGACCGACGAGCCGTTCCAGATCCAGATCGACCCCGCTCTCTGGGGCTGA
- a CDS encoding Uma2 family endonuclease — MAAVTSSYDSHLEEEEEAIGWTEDELEMVPEKVRYEIEDGILSVSPRPALWHQRFLLIVATMLDSQCPEEWTPVPEAEIRVYENDKITQSRSPDLMVVPTKLTTTEADRGWVYPQEIALALEIVSRSSRITDRMTKAALYAEWKIPLYLRVESKPRLALYEYRLDTTTGQYRTPMEYLDVFETDDPFPIPLELSQLA; from the coding sequence ATGGCAGCAGTAACGAGCTCCTACGATTCGCACCTCGAAGAAGAGGAAGAGGCGATCGGATGGACCGAGGACGAACTGGAAATGGTGCCGGAGAAGGTCCGGTACGAGATCGAGGACGGAATTCTCTCTGTGTCGCCGCGTCCAGCCCTGTGGCATCAGAGGTTCTTGCTGATCGTCGCGACGATGCTCGATTCTCAGTGCCCGGAAGAATGGACTCCGGTTCCGGAGGCCGAGATCCGGGTTTACGAGAACGACAAGATCACTCAATCGCGCTCGCCCGACCTGATGGTGGTGCCGACGAAACTGACCACCACGGAGGCCGACCGAGGCTGGGTCTATCCGCAGGAGATCGCGCTTGCTCTGGAGATCGTTTCGCGGTCATCGCGCATCACGGATCGCATGACGAAAGCCGCGCTGTACGCGGAATGGAAGATCCCGCTGTATCTGCGAGTGGAGAGCAAACCGCGCCTCGCTCTGTACGAGTACCGACTCGATACAACGACCGGTCAGTACCGGACACCGATGGAATACCTCGACGTATTCGAGACCGATGATCCGTTTCCGATTCCGCTCGAGCTTTCGCAGCTGGCGTGA
- the gap gene encoding type I glyceraldehyde-3-phosphate dehydrogenase — translation MTIRVGINGFGRIGRNFFRAALASGADIQVVGVNDLTDNATLAHLLKYDSILGRLPHDVKASADEISVGGQTIKALEERDPAKLPWGDLGADVVIESTGFFTDATKAKAHIDGGAKKVIISAPAKNEDVTVVMGVNHTDYDPASHNIISNASCTTNCLGPLAKVLNDEFGIVKGLMTTVHAYTQDQNLQDGPHKDLRRARAAALNVVPTSTGAAKAIGLVLPELKGKLDGYALRVPIPTGSATDLTVELSREASVEEINAAYQAAAEGALKGYLSYNSDPIVSSDIVTDPASCIYDAPLTKVIGNQAKVVGWYDNEWGYSNRLVDLVNYIGKSL, via the coding sequence GTGACCATCCGGGTAGGCATCAACGGGTTCGGACGTATCGGGCGCAACTTCTTCCGTGCCGCGCTCGCATCGGGTGCAGACATCCAGGTCGTCGGGGTCAACGACCTGACCGACAACGCAACGCTGGCGCACCTCCTGAAGTACGACAGCATCCTCGGTCGCCTGCCGCACGACGTGAAGGCGAGCGCGGACGAGATCTCGGTCGGCGGCCAGACGATCAAGGCCCTGGAGGAGCGCGACCCGGCCAAGCTGCCCTGGGGCGACCTGGGTGCCGACGTCGTGATCGAGTCGACCGGCTTCTTCACCGACGCCACCAAGGCCAAGGCGCACATCGACGGTGGCGCGAAGAAGGTCATCATCTCGGCGCCCGCCAAGAACGAGGACGTCACGGTCGTGATGGGCGTCAACCACACGGACTACGACCCGGCGTCGCACAACATCATCTCGAACGCCTCCTGCACCACGAACTGCCTCGGCCCGCTGGCCAAGGTGCTGAACGACGAGTTCGGCATCGTCAAGGGCCTGATGACGACCGTGCACGCGTACACGCAGGACCAGAACCTGCAGGACGGCCCGCACAAGGACCTCCGCCGCGCACGCGCCGCCGCGCTCAACGTCGTCCCCACCAGCACCGGAGCCGCGAAGGCGATCGGCCTCGTGCTGCCGGAGCTCAAGGGCAAGCTGGACGGTTACGCGCTGCGGGTGCCGATCCCCACCGGCTCGGCCACCGACTTGACCGTCGAGCTGAGCCGTGAGGCGTCGGTCGAGGAGATCAACGCCGCCTACCAGGCCGCGGCCGAGGGCGCGCTCAAGGGTTACCTGTCGTACAACAGCGACCCGATCGTGTCGTCGGACATCGTCACCGACCCGGCGTCCTGCATCTACGACGCGCCGCTGACCAAGGTGATCGGCAACCAGGCGAAGGTCGTCGGCTGGTACGACAACGAGTGGGGTTACTCGAACCGCCTCGTCGACCTGGTCAACTACATCGGAAAGTCGCTCTGA
- a CDS encoding thiamine diphosphokinase: protein MIVVAGGETPSAEFLKGLPTDAFVVAADSGVDGAHAIGLRVGLAIGDFDSASPGAAERVEAAGGRVERHPAAKDATDLELALDAALALRPARIVVLGGAGGRFDHWLAVAFLLASPLYAGVEVQARWASATVTVVRTEAVLTGEPGDVVTLLPVHGAAIGIRTEGLEYPLRDEDLPPGTTRGVSNVLSGTTARVALRDGVLLTIQPR, encoded by the coding sequence GTGATCGTGGTGGCCGGGGGTGAGACACCCTCCGCCGAATTTCTGAAGGGTCTGCCCACCGACGCGTTCGTGGTGGCCGCCGACTCGGGTGTGGACGGCGCGCACGCGATCGGGCTGCGGGTCGGCCTGGCGATCGGTGACTTCGACTCGGCGTCGCCCGGCGCGGCCGAGCGGGTGGAGGCGGCCGGCGGCCGGGTCGAGCGTCATCCGGCGGCCAAGGACGCGACCGACCTGGAGCTGGCGTTGGACGCCGCCCTGGCGCTGCGCCCCGCGCGGATCGTCGTCCTGGGTGGAGCCGGCGGGCGGTTCGACCACTGGCTGGCGGTGGCGTTCCTGCTCGCGTCGCCGCTCTACGCGGGTGTCGAAGTCCAGGCGCGGTGGGCGTCCGCAACGGTCACGGTGGTGCGGACCGAGGCGGTGCTCACCGGCGAACCCGGCGATGTCGTCACGCTGCTGCCGGTGCACGGAGCGGCCATCGGCATCCGGACCGAGGGCCTGGAATACCCGTTGCGGGACGAGGATCTGCCGCCCGGCACGACCCGCGGCGTCTCGAACGTCCTGAGCGGCACCACCGCCCGGGTGGCGCTCCGCGACGGCGTCCTCCTAACGATCCAACCGCGGTGA
- a CDS encoding ABC transporter ATP-binding protein, whose product MTVIATQSLSKQYDGGVRALDNLSVTIDSAVVSGAEAGGVVGLVGANGAGKSTFLKIVLGLLPPSSGGIQVLGLDPTVDGELVRARVGYMPEYDCLPPDISASELVTHLGRISGLPKATARERASETLRHVGLYEERYRQIGGYSTGMKQRVKLAQALVHDPDLLLLDEPTNGLDPAGRDAMLDLVRRIGAEFGITVVICSHLLGEIERICDYLVALDGGKLLRADRVDAMTTGQDELVIEVDSNAEALVELLSTRGVDATQDGRTVAVPLVDPGTYDQILDAVADLHLALHRLDQRRHRVAELFARAS is encoded by the coding sequence GTGACCGTCATTGCGACTCAATCCCTGTCGAAACAGTACGACGGTGGCGTTCGGGCGCTCGACAACCTGTCCGTCACGATCGACTCCGCGGTGGTGTCCGGCGCTGAAGCCGGCGGCGTCGTCGGCCTCGTCGGTGCGAACGGCGCCGGTAAGTCGACGTTCCTGAAGATCGTTCTCGGACTGCTGCCCCCGTCGAGCGGCGGCATCCAGGTTCTCGGGCTCGATCCGACCGTCGACGGCGAGCTCGTTCGCGCCCGCGTGGGCTACATGCCCGAGTACGACTGCCTGCCGCCCGACATCTCCGCGTCCGAGCTGGTCACCCACCTCGGGCGGATCAGCGGGCTGCCGAAGGCGACGGCCCGCGAGCGGGCGTCCGAGACGCTGCGCCACGTCGGGCTGTACGAGGAGCGCTACCGGCAGATCGGTGGCTACTCGACCGGCATGAAACAGCGGGTGAAGCTGGCCCAGGCGCTCGTGCACGACCCCGATCTGCTGCTGCTCGACGAGCCGACCAACGGCCTCGACCCGGCGGGCCGGGACGCGATGCTCGACCTGGTCCGCCGGATCGGCGCCGAGTTCGGGATCACGGTCGTCATCTGCTCGCACCTGCTCGGAGAGATCGAGCGCATCTGCGACTACCTGGTGGCTCTCGACGGCGGCAAACTGCTGCGCGCCGACCGCGTCGACGCGATGACCACCGGTCAGGACGAACTCGTCATCGAGGTCGACTCCAACGCGGAGGCCCTCGTCGAGCTGCTGTCCACCCGCGGTGTGGACGCCACGCAAGATGGCCGCACCGTGGCCGTACCGCTGGTCGACCCCGGGACGTACGACCAGATCCTGGACGCGGTCGCCGATCTCCACCTGGCACTGCACCGGCTGGACCAGCGGCGTCACCGCGTAGCCGAACTCTTTGCGAGGGCCTCATGA
- a CDS encoding ABC transporter permease has translation MSGVIARITVRGLLGRRRFLLLLPLPLLLIAAASIGRISGVSPSEWAEAVLTQVGFAVVLPLIALIVGTGVLGSELEDGSAVTILTTPVSRGTIVLTKLAVAIGITTVATAVPMFIAGVIVDSARLGVGLAVGAFVGTVAYTTLFIALSVISRRPVLIALGYLVIWEGTLVSILSGVRWLSIRQFASAVGDRAASTELLSVDVPALYAVLATAVLAVAATTLAIDRLSAYSVRGETG, from the coding sequence GTGTCCGGAGTAATCGCGCGGATCACTGTTCGAGGCCTTCTCGGCCGACGGCGGTTCTTGCTGCTGTTGCCGCTCCCGCTGCTGCTGATCGCGGCCGCGTCGATCGGCCGCATCTCGGGGGTCTCCCCGTCGGAGTGGGCCGAGGCCGTCTTGACGCAGGTCGGGTTCGCGGTGGTGTTGCCGCTGATCGCGCTGATCGTCGGCACCGGCGTGCTGGGCTCGGAGCTCGAGGACGGCAGCGCGGTCACGATCCTGACGACACCGGTGTCGCGCGGGACGATCGTGCTGACGAAGCTGGCCGTCGCGATCGGGATCACCACGGTGGCCACCGCGGTGCCGATGTTCATCGCCGGCGTCATCGTGGATTCGGCCCGGCTCGGCGTCGGGCTGGCGGTCGGGGCGTTCGTCGGCACGGTCGCTTACACCACGCTGTTCATCGCGTTGAGCGTCATCAGCCGCCGGCCGGTGCTGATCGCCCTGGGTTACCTGGTGATCTGGGAAGGCACGCTGGTCAGCATCCTGTCCGGGGTGCGGTGGCTGAGCATCCGGCAGTTCGCGTCAGCGGTGGGTGATCGCGCGGCGTCGACCGAGTTGCTGTCGGTCGATGTCCCGGCGCTCTACGCGGTGCTGGCCACGGCGGTGCTGGCGGTGGCGGCGACCACGCTGGCGATCGACCGGCTCAGCGCGTACAGCGTGCGCGGCGAGACCGGCTGA